One part of the Parabacteroides distasonis ATCC 8503 genome encodes these proteins:
- a CDS encoding alpha/beta hydrolase gives METIQQKNRIILLWPDGAPTSNGLAGVELEDAPNAISNISNPSLLVYPATKPNGKAILMCPGGGLSKISIGHEGRDMAAWFNAQGITYAVLKYRMPNGHREVPLDDVRQGLRILHNYSEEWKITKVGVMGASIGGYIAGHAAIFGVDDARPDFQILLYPVISMLPHLTHLKSRERLLGANPTHEEEEAFSLELHVNSLTPPAFIALASDDEAVSPENSVLYYLALLKNKVSASLHIYPKGGHSFGFRDNFVYKRQWTDELEKWLSTIE, from the coding sequence CCCACTAGTAATGGATTGGCCGGCGTAGAATTGGAAGATGCCCCGAATGCCATATCCAATATATCGAACCCTTCCCTATTGGTTTATCCGGCGACGAAGCCGAATGGCAAGGCGATCTTGATGTGTCCGGGTGGCGGACTTTCCAAGATTTCGATCGGACATGAGGGGCGTGATATGGCCGCATGGTTTAACGCGCAAGGTATTACTTATGCCGTATTGAAATACCGGATGCCGAACGGACATAGGGAAGTTCCTCTGGACGATGTTCGCCAAGGTCTCCGCATCCTCCATAATTACTCGGAAGAGTGGAAGATTACGAAGGTCGGTGTCATGGGTGCCTCCATTGGCGGTTATATCGCCGGGCATGCCGCAATATTCGGGGTAGACGACGCACGTCCAGATTTCCAAATACTCCTTTATCCGGTTATCAGTATGCTACCTCATTTAACGCACCTTAAATCGAGGGAACGGCTATTAGGAGCGAATCCCACGCATGAGGAAGAGGAAGCTTTCTCTTTGGAATTGCACGTAAACTCACTGACACCTCCCGCCTTTATAGCGTTGGCTTCGGATGACGAGGCGGTTAGCCCGGAGAATAGCGTGCTTTATTATCTCGCTTTGCTAAAAAACAAGGTGTCCGCCTCCTTGCATATTTATCCAAAGGGCGGCCATAGTTTTGGGTTCCGGGACAACTTCGTATACAAACGTCAATGGACTGACGAACTGGAGAAATGGCTAAGCACGATTGAGTAA
- a CDS encoding SusC/RagA family TonB-linked outer membrane protein → MLKRFRPVSLILLVGALGFSGNLYATPMSGIPRVDISQQNAKVSGIVEDALGPVTGASVIVKGTTNGTMTDLDGHFTLDNVKKGDIIQISFIGYTSQDIPYTGQSEITVKLVEDTQKLDEVVVTALGMKRDKKALGYAMQELKGDDLLASREPNLANSLSGKVSGLQIVRSSNGVGGSSKIVLRGNNSLTGSNQPLIVVDGTPMDNFTGGVDDVWGNSGADMGNGLSDINPEDIESMTVLKGASAAALYGSRAGNGVILITTKSGRKNEGLGITINAGITAETIFLKPDLQNDFGQGSVGVYDNQSRLSWGPKAMGQMVTDWRGNQIPLHTYDNIDAFFRTGTSFNEGVSFQQNIKGTAVFASVNRSDDASITPRSKLNKTNITLRATTFLDEAEKWKVDAKVNYINQNAHNRPIQGVNPSNAFNTIYNLPRSLNIREFEDDVDEQGNMIWYDASKNPQENPYWVTRYRQNEDTRNRLLGNISLKYAPTDWFDIELRGGTDYYTTTKSEKVYAGGNTSPRGLYTEGSETFYENNFSFLATARKDNLIDRLGGFVTFGGNLMLQQRNKMNASAGELLVPNLFSLNNGVNKPTVTSELIRRRMNSLYGSLQLNWDGYLFLDVTARNDWSSTMSKANRSYFYPSVSLSAVISDMLPKIGGSMPDWFSFAKVRASFAEVGNDLDPYQLYNFYSVGKDPNGNTTAKPGKVLYDSDVRSELIKSWEAGFDIRFFNNRLGLDAAWYKSNATRQLLDLPMDPFSGYASRKINAGNIQNEGLEISLNGTILDNPAGLSWSSTAQFSLNRNKIKELYEGVNLYDIKTFDAIQIVAPVGGYYGEIYGQTFMRVTDENSPHYGKIVVGDDGLPLISTEKSKVGNQSPDWMMGWTNNFSYKGFNLSFLIDFRIGGSIYSATASNLYTRGNAAGTVVNGDRAEFVVPNTVVQQGSGYAENTVAVTPQNYWERIGSTGNYGLPEVYTYSATNVRLRNITFGYEFNRQMLKKTPFQRVRLSATCNNVWMIHYNLPGIDPESVAATNTNATGFENGAAPTSRSYTFNVTVGF, encoded by the coding sequence ATGTTGAAAAGATTCAGACCAGTCAGCTTAATCCTGTTGGTAGGGGCGCTTGGGTTCTCGGGAAACTTATACGCCACGCCTATGTCCGGGATTCCGAGGGTTGACATTTCACAGCAAAACGCAAAGGTGTCGGGAATAGTTGAGGATGCCTTAGGACCCGTTACCGGGGCGTCCGTAATCGTGAAAGGAACTACCAATGGTACTATGACCGACTTGGACGGACATTTTACCTTGGATAACGTGAAGAAAGGGGATATCATACAGATATCGTTTATCGGTTATACCTCGCAAGACATCCCGTATACTGGCCAGTCCGAGATTACGGTTAAACTCGTGGAAGATACCCAGAAACTCGATGAGGTGGTGGTGACCGCCTTGGGTATGAAACGGGATAAGAAAGCCTTGGGTTATGCCATGCAGGAGTTGAAAGGGGATGACCTCTTGGCCTCCCGTGAGCCGAACTTGGCGAACTCCCTTTCCGGTAAGGTTTCCGGTTTGCAGATCGTCCGTTCAAGCAATGGCGTAGGAGGGTCTTCTAAGATCGTACTTCGTGGTAACAACTCCTTGACGGGTAGCAACCAGCCCTTGATCGTCGTAGACGGTACCCCGATGGATAACTTCACCGGTGGCGTGGATGATGTATGGGGTAACTCCGGAGCGGACATGGGTAACGGCCTTTCGGATATCAACCCGGAAGATATCGAGTCCATGACGGTATTGAAGGGTGCTTCCGCCGCCGCCCTTTATGGCTCACGTGCCGGTAACGGCGTGATCTTGATCACTACCAAGTCCGGACGTAAGAACGAGGGACTCGGTATTACGATCAACGCCGGTATCACCGCCGAGACGATTTTCCTGAAACCTGATTTACAGAACGACTTCGGACAAGGCTCCGTGGGCGTTTACGATAACCAATCCCGCCTTAGCTGGGGACCGAAAGCCATGGGACAAATGGTAACCGATTGGAGAGGCAACCAAATCCCTCTGCATACTTATGATAATATCGACGCTTTTTTCCGCACCGGAACCTCCTTTAACGAGGGTGTCAGCTTCCAGCAGAACATAAAGGGTACGGCGGTATTCGCCTCCGTAAACCGTTCCGACGATGCTAGTATCACCCCACGCTCAAAACTAAACAAGACGAATATTACCTTGCGTGCCACCACTTTCTTGGATGAGGCGGAAAAGTGGAAAGTAGATGCCAAGGTGAATTATATCAATCAAAACGCGCATAACCGCCCGATTCAGGGCGTGAATCCCTCGAACGCTTTCAATACGATCTATAACCTGCCTCGTTCCTTGAATATCCGTGAGTTTGAGGATGACGTGGATGAGCAAGGCAATATGATTTGGTATGATGCCTCCAAGAATCCGCAGGAGAACCCTTATTGGGTGACCCGTTATCGCCAGAACGAGGATACCCGTAACCGTTTGTTAGGAAATATCTCCTTGAAATATGCCCCGACCGATTGGTTCGATATTGAGTTGAGAGGTGGTACGGATTATTATACCACGACGAAGAGCGAGAAAGTATATGCCGGTGGTAATACCAGTCCGAGAGGTCTGTATACCGAGGGATCGGAGACCTTCTATGAGAATAACTTCAGTTTCTTGGCTACGGCCCGGAAGGATAACTTGATCGATCGGCTGGGAGGCTTCGTTACTTTCGGTGGTAACTTGATGCTCCAGCAACGTAATAAGATGAACGCTTCTGCCGGAGAGTTGTTGGTGCCGAACTTGTTCTCGCTGAATAATGGCGTGAATAAGCCGACGGTCACTTCCGAGTTGATCCGCCGTCGTATGAATTCCTTGTACGGGTCGTTGCAGTTGAACTGGGATGGTTATCTGTTCTTGGATGTTACGGCACGTAACGATTGGTCGTCTACGATGTCGAAAGCCAACCGCTCTTATTTCTATCCGTCTGTCAGCTTGTCTGCGGTGATCTCCGATATGTTGCCGAAGATTGGCGGAAGCATGCCGGATTGGTTCTCTTTCGCTAAGGTACGTGCCTCCTTCGCTGAGGTAGGTAACGACTTGGACCCGTATCAATTATATAACTTCTACTCTGTAGGCAAGGACCCCAACGGGAATACGACGGCGAAACCGGGTAAGGTACTTTACGACTCGGATGTACGTAGTGAGTTGATTAAATCATGGGAGGCCGGTTTCGATATCCGTTTCTTCAATAACCGGTTAGGCTTGGATGCCGCTTGGTATAAGTCCAACGCTACCCGCCAGTTACTGGATTTACCGATGGACCCGTTCTCCGGCTATGCTTCCCGTAAGATTAATGCGGGTAACATTCAGAACGAGGGTTTGGAGATCTCCTTGAACGGTACGATTCTAGACAATCCCGCCGGATTGAGCTGGAGCTCTACGGCGCAGTTCTCCTTGAACCGGAATAAGATCAAGGAATTATACGAGGGCGTGAATCTATATGATATAAAGACGTTCGACGCTATCCAGATCGTAGCTCCGGTAGGTGGTTATTATGGTGAGATCTACGGGCAGACCTTTATGCGTGTGACCGATGAGAATAGTCCTCACTATGGAAAGATCGTCGTAGGTGATGATGGTTTGCCTTTGATCTCTACCGAGAAGTCGAAAGTAGGAAACCAGAGTCCGGATTGGATGATGGGTTGGACCAATAATTTCTCTTATAAAGGTTTTAACCTGAGCTTCTTGATAGACTTCCGTATCGGTGGTAGCATCTATTCGGCGACAGCCTCCAACCTGTATACCCGGGGTAACGCCGCCGGAACAGTGGTGAATGGTGATCGTGCCGAATTCGTGGTACCGAATACCGTGGTTCAACAGGGTAGTGGTTATGCGGAGAATACGGTCGCCGTCACTCCCCAGAACTATTGGGAGCGTATTGGGTCTACCGGAAATTATGGTTTACCAGAGGTTTATACCTATAGCGCCACCAATGTCCGTTTGCGTAATATCACCTTTGGCTACGAGTTCAATCGACAGATGTTGAAGAAAACGCCTTTCCAGCGTGTACGTCTATCCGCTACTTGTAACAATGTTTGGATGATCCATTATAACTTGCCGGGTATCGACCCCGAGTCCGTTGCCGCCACGAATACCAACGCTACCGGATTCGAGAATGGAGCCGCGCCGACCAGCCGTTCCTATACGTTTAACGTAACCGTGGGATTCTAA
- a CDS encoding SusD/RagB family nutrient-binding outer membrane lipoprotein codes for MKTRNILFTGLVSVAALLSSCNDFQEINEDPNLVGEDKVKPQWFLNASIMGDQMNPEIAERIFILYWDRASRFNRGSGFTIGTDNNDYSTIYLSNDYAVGWLNQVTKAIQLGEQMVANGEADTYPYYKNVIQMSRIWRAYLNSEVADGFGPIPALAAFSGVPAEYDSVEAIYQFILKELREAESALDPSLDMSAMANEDAFYAGNVTKWKKYANSLRMRLAMRISAVDPALARAEFEDAASKTFISEPTDIASVQEKEGWDELTSVMSRPWNGQAMSVTFKNLVVGLGGQEFPLPDSLKSHLKNPYDYQGLYLNQHFPLTTNDPCAGFYFDGIPQYVDPRAPKLFSVVGWDDGVVYSDYIGAASEVKPVHLKNPADNTQNMLTIDPKYTWGTWVAGEWDVKAGLVSELTGKNYNYPSISKQYRMSTNKRVFFGPWESYFLLAEAAVKGWKVPGTAKSNYESGVTASFEYHGLLSQVGDYLSSQKYNRVGTSVAFDHTTEAKSYTIRYTDPYTKEVKSRTYEYPHNSIYRNGAYNNDALTKIITQKYIAQVPWLPEEAWSDHRRLGLPFFENQAVEKDYNPLNQVPLTVATSKECRWDFYPKRYRYPANIQTNNQAGYAQALQLLGGPDLTTTPLWWNAK; via the coding sequence ATGAAAACAAGAAATATACTTTTTACCGGATTGGTATCGGTGGCTGCTCTTCTTTCTTCCTGTAATGACTTTCAGGAGATCAATGAGGACCCGAATCTTGTGGGAGAGGATAAGGTGAAGCCCCAATGGTTCCTGAATGCCTCTATCATGGGAGACCAGATGAACCCAGAGATAGCCGAGCGTATCTTTATCTTGTACTGGGACCGTGCTTCCCGTTTCAATAGGGGAAGTGGTTTTACGATCGGTACGGATAACAATGATTATAGTACGATCTACTTGAGTAATGATTACGCCGTAGGTTGGCTGAATCAAGTGACCAAAGCGATCCAGTTAGGAGAGCAGATGGTTGCCAATGGCGAGGCGGATACCTATCCTTATTATAAGAACGTGATCCAGATGTCCCGTATCTGGCGTGCTTACTTGAACTCGGAAGTAGCTGACGGTTTCGGGCCGATCCCTGCGTTGGCCGCTTTCTCCGGTGTACCGGCTGAGTACGATAGTGTAGAAGCTATCTATCAATTTATATTGAAAGAGTTACGGGAAGCTGAGTCTGCGTTAGACCCCTCCTTGGATATGTCCGCTATGGCTAACGAGGATGCTTTCTATGCGGGAAATGTTACGAAATGGAAAAAGTACGCCAACTCTTTGCGTATGCGTTTGGCGATGCGTATCTCGGCTGTCGATCCTGCCTTGGCGAGAGCGGAATTTGAGGATGCCGCCTCTAAGACATTTATCTCCGAGCCAACCGATATCGCTTCCGTGCAGGAGAAAGAGGGGTGGGATGAGTTGACGAGCGTGATGTCTCGTCCTTGGAACGGGCAGGCAATGTCCGTGACGTTTAAGAACTTGGTAGTTGGTTTGGGTGGACAGGAATTTCCGTTGCCGGACTCCTTAAAAAGCCATTTGAAGAATCCATACGATTATCAAGGTTTATATTTGAACCAGCACTTCCCGCTGACGACGAATGATCCGTGCGCCGGTTTCTATTTCGACGGTATACCTCAATATGTAGATCCCCGTGCCCCGAAGTTGTTTAGTGTAGTGGGCTGGGATGATGGTGTGGTTTATTCCGATTATATCGGTGCGGCCAGCGAGGTGAAGCCGGTTCACTTGAAGAATCCGGCGGATAATACCCAGAATATGTTGACGATCGATCCGAAATATACGTGGGGCACTTGGGTCGCCGGAGAATGGGACGTGAAAGCCGGTCTGGTAAGTGAGCTGACAGGTAAGAATTATAATTATCCCTCTATATCGAAACAATATCGAATGAGCACCAATAAGCGTGTCTTCTTCGGCCCGTGGGAAAGTTACTTCTTATTGGCGGAGGCTGCGGTGAAAGGCTGGAAAGTTCCGGGAACAGCTAAATCCAATTATGAGTCTGGTGTTACGGCTAGTTTTGAGTATCATGGCTTATTGAGCCAAGTCGGTGATTACCTATCGTCTCAGAAATACAACCGTGTAGGTACTTCCGTCGCTTTCGACCATACGACAGAGGCGAAATCATATACGATCCGTTATACGGACCCCTATACGAAGGAGGTAAAAAGCCGTACGTATGAATATCCCCATAACTCGATCTATCGGAATGGCGCTTATAATAATGACGCCCTTACGAAGATTATCACCCAGAAATATATAGCGCAAGTTCCTTGGTTGCCGGAAGAGGCTTGGAGCGATCATCGTCGTTTAGGTCTTCCTTTCTTCGAGAACCAAGCGGTAGAGAAGGATTACAACCCATTGAATCAAGTTCCTTTGACGGTCGCTACCTCTAAGGAATGCCGTTGGGATTTCTACCCGAAACGTTATCGTTATCCGGCGAATATCCAAACGAATAATCAAGCGGGTTATGCGCAAGCTCTCCAGCTTTTGGGCGGCCCGGACTTGACGACTACTCCACTTTGGTGGAACGCTAAATAG